Proteins from a single region of Croceicoccus marinus:
- a CDS encoding sensor histidine kinase: protein MTQSLQTNAGDGDKQVPQAAMVPSIAFEADAWLAAVVGDCDDAIVSKTLDGVIRTWNGGAERLFGYSANECIGKPITLLFPEERLSEEDDILGRLRSGQRIDHFETVRRRKDGKDVHVSVTVSPVRNEAGVIVGASKIARNIGDQKEAGVQQSLLLREMNHRIKNLFSLTAALVALSARGTTGGEALAADLAARLRALARAHELTMPDLSAGDSAENSTTLRALLEAILAPHDDSTGSRITIGGCDAPLSGSALTSVALLLHELATNAAKHGALALADGRLSVELAMQDDRLTMTWAETNARSPKRKERREGFGSTLERAALTGIGATLTRSWRSDGLTIDFAVPLQRLVSVIS from the coding sequence GTGACGCAATCCCTCCAGACGAATGCGGGTGACGGTGACAAGCAAGTTCCGCAGGCCGCGATGGTGCCGAGCATAGCGTTCGAGGCCGATGCCTGGCTAGCGGCGGTGGTCGGTGATTGCGACGATGCGATCGTGTCCAAGACGCTCGATGGTGTGATCAGAACTTGGAACGGCGGGGCCGAACGCCTGTTCGGCTACAGCGCGAACGAATGCATCGGCAAGCCGATCACCCTGCTCTTTCCCGAAGAGCGGCTTAGCGAAGAAGATGACATCCTCGGCCGGTTACGCTCAGGCCAGCGCATCGATCATTTCGAGACGGTACGCCGGCGTAAGGACGGTAAGGACGTGCATGTTTCGGTGACGGTCTCGCCTGTTCGGAATGAAGCAGGCGTGATCGTGGGGGCGTCGAAGATCGCTCGAAACATCGGCGACCAGAAGGAAGCTGGTGTGCAGCAATCGCTGTTGCTGCGCGAGATGAACCACCGGATCAAGAACCTGTTCAGTCTGACCGCGGCGCTGGTTGCGCTCAGCGCGCGCGGCACCACTGGAGGCGAGGCGCTGGCCGCCGATCTGGCTGCGCGCTTGCGGGCCTTGGCCCGCGCGCATGAACTGACGATGCCCGATCTCTCCGCCGGCGACAGCGCCGAGAACAGCACCACGTTGCGCGCTCTGCTCGAGGCCATCCTGGCCCCGCATGACGATAGCACAGGCTCGCGCATCACGATCGGCGGCTGCGATGCGCCGCTTTCGGGCAGCGCGCTCACCTCGGTCGCGCTGCTTCTACATGAGTTGGCCACCAACGCCGCCAAGCATGGAGCGCTGGCGCTGGCGGATGGGCGCTTGTCGGTCGAGCTGGCGATGCAAGACGATCGCCTCACGATGACGTGGGCCGAGACGAATGCCCGTTCGCCGAAACGCAAGGAACGCCGCGAAGGGTTCGGTTCGACGCTCGAGCGGGCGGCGCTCACAGGGATTGGGGCGACCCTCACGCGGTCGTGGCGTTCCGATGGGCTGACCATCGATTTCGCGGTCCCGCTACAGCGGTTGGTTTCGGTGATATCGTAG
- a CDS encoding DUF421 domain-containing protein — MNESIDTWFNGLDRLESVAISAVVFYFLIIVMTRLAGKRTTGQMNNFDWIVTVAVGSLAASGILLKDVSIADAALSIVILFALQWLVTWFVLRSDIVCRLIKARPRLLLDNGRMKQEAMRQERISQAEIYAVLREQGFARLTDANWVILENDGKMTVIPHSDTPLEDAELMSDVARDSEAN; from the coding sequence ATGAACGAATCCATCGACACCTGGTTCAATGGCCTCGATCGCCTCGAAAGCGTGGCGATCAGCGCAGTCGTGTTCTACTTCCTCATCATCGTGATGACCCGCCTGGCGGGCAAACGAACCACCGGGCAGATGAACAATTTTGACTGGATCGTTACGGTAGCGGTAGGCAGTCTCGCTGCCTCGGGCATATTGCTTAAGGACGTGAGCATCGCTGATGCCGCGCTTTCGATCGTCATCCTGTTTGCTTTGCAATGGCTGGTAACGTGGTTCGTCCTGCGCAGCGATATCGTGTGCAGACTGATCAAGGCCCGCCCCCGCCTATTGCTCGACAATGGACGGATGAAACAGGAGGCAATGCGGCAGGAACGGATCTCGCAGGCCGAAATCTACGCGGTGTTGCGCGAGCAAGGCTTCGCTCGGCTCACGGATGCGAACTGGGTCATCCTCGAGAACGATGGCAAGATGACCGTCATTCCGCATAGCGACACTCCCCTTGAAGACGCGGAATTGATGAGTGATGTTGCCCGGGACTCAGAAGCTAACTAA
- a CDS encoding YihY/virulence factor BrkB family protein, which translates to MRTKDELSDDHVSVVSAGVAFFGLLAAFPAIAATISIAGLVVDPAVIEGQIEAWTGALPADAARILQAQARKVATGADTSLGWAALLSILLAIYGASKGMKTLMEGMNVAYDEDEDRGFVRLNLVALSLTVLLILALLVAIGFMLGVPILLDAIGISANWEAVLTYARWLVLAVIAVGGLSVLYRYGPSRDDPKWRWITPGSSLAILIWIAGSIGFSFYVRNFSSYNETYGTLGGVIVLLTWLWLSAYIVLLGAELDSEIEHQTCKDTTTGAPEPMGERGAVVADTVGETKK; encoded by the coding sequence TTGCGGACCAAAGACGAACTGAGCGACGATCATGTGTCCGTGGTGTCCGCCGGCGTTGCCTTCTTCGGCCTGTTGGCGGCCTTTCCGGCGATCGCGGCGACGATCTCGATAGCCGGCCTGGTCGTCGACCCGGCGGTAATCGAGGGCCAGATCGAGGCTTGGACGGGTGCACTGCCCGCCGATGCGGCGCGCATTCTGCAGGCCCAAGCTCGAAAGGTGGCGACGGGGGCCGACACGTCGCTGGGTTGGGCGGCGCTGCTCAGCATCCTGTTGGCGATCTATGGCGCGTCGAAAGGCATGAAGACGCTGATGGAAGGAATGAACGTCGCCTACGACGAGGACGAGGATCGCGGGTTCGTCCGGCTCAATCTTGTGGCGCTTAGCCTGACCGTATTGCTGATCCTCGCGCTTCTCGTCGCGATCGGTTTCATGCTCGGAGTCCCGATCCTGCTCGATGCGATCGGCATCTCCGCGAATTGGGAAGCGGTGCTGACATACGCGCGGTGGTTAGTGCTGGCGGTCATCGCGGTGGGGGGACTATCCGTATTGTATCGCTATGGTCCCTCGCGTGACGATCCGAAGTGGCGCTGGATCACCCCGGGCTCATCGTTGGCGATCCTGATCTGGATTGCAGGCTCGATCGGCTTTTCGTTCTATGTCCGCAATTTCAGCAGCTATAACGAGACCTACGGCACACTGGGTGGTGTCATCGTCCTACTGACCTGGTTGTGGCTGTCGGCCTACATCGTGCTTCTGGGCGCGGAACTGGATTCCGAGATCGAGCACCAGACTTGCAAGGATACGACCACGGGAGCTCCCGAGCCGATGGGTGAGCGTGGCGCGGTCGTGGCGGACACCGTCGGCGAGACCAAGAAGTAG
- a CDS encoding phage holin family protein → MNRDSHTTEIGGQARSDTSNENVVDLLGKLTHQGAHLAQEQLNLVQAEMREAVNDIKQAIAASLGAAVVGIAGLGVLLMGLAYLLGDAIDDLGLGTLIVGVITLIIAGILFMGARKKLAATNLSPQRTIETAERTPDAATGNLTGPGAR, encoded by the coding sequence ATGAACCGCGATTCGCATACGACCGAAATCGGCGGTCAAGCGCGCAGTGACACTTCGAACGAGAACGTCGTCGATCTGCTCGGCAAATTAACTCACCAGGGTGCCCACCTCGCGCAGGAACAGCTGAACCTCGTACAGGCTGAAATGCGCGAGGCGGTCAACGACATCAAGCAGGCGATCGCGGCCAGCCTCGGCGCCGCGGTGGTCGGCATCGCGGGTCTGGGCGTGCTGCTGATGGGGCTCGCTTATCTCCTGGGCGATGCGATCGACGATCTGGGTCTTGGCACCCTTATCGTCGGCGTCATCACGCTCATCATCGCCGGCATCCTCTTCATGGGGGCGCGCAAGAAGCTCGCCGCAACCAACCTATCCCCGCAACGCACGATAGAGACCGCCGAGCGCACGCCCGACGCGGCGACCGGCAACCTCACCGGACCTGGAGCACGCTAA
- a CDS encoding DUF3618 domain-containing protein, giving the protein MTDTDTRDPDEIEREIRQTQREMSRTVDTIGEQFTPRSLLNALLDKAEENDVDARAILDGARRNPIALGLIAAGGIWLISDSDAKLSTFKSSDDDAMTGDSWIDGPEHLHHRGYVDHMARIEPRADEDDLAYRRRRDDARASYLMIERGHDEEESGFRKRLDEATEQMRQRRDHLAQQASSLGRKSRERGGRAAEKVQGAYYDNPILGGLAAAFVGAIAGAAIPATRTEEEQLGSLGAKALNEAEGHAEHLAEKARAKKDEVVSKAENKMAADEKSTSASTSAG; this is encoded by the coding sequence ATGACCGATACCGACACCCGCGATCCGGACGAGATCGAACGGGAAATCCGCCAGACCCAGCGCGAGATGAGCCGAACCGTCGACACGATCGGCGAGCAGTTCACCCCCCGCAGCCTTCTCAACGCCTTGCTCGACAAGGCGGAAGAGAACGATGTCGATGCCCGCGCGATCCTCGACGGTGCGCGCCGCAACCCGATAGCTTTGGGGCTGATCGCTGCCGGTGGCATCTGGCTCATAAGCGACAGCGATGCCAAACTTTCGACCTTCAAGTCCTCGGACGACGATGCGATGACAGGCGACAGCTGGATCGATGGCCCTGAGCATCTTCACCACCGCGGTTATGTCGATCATATGGCTCGCATCGAACCGCGCGCCGACGAGGACGACCTCGCCTACCGCCGGCGACGCGACGATGCGCGAGCAAGCTACCTTATGATCGAGCGTGGTCACGACGAGGAGGAAAGCGGCTTCCGCAAGCGGCTCGACGAGGCGACCGAACAGATGCGACAACGGCGCGATCATCTGGCGCAGCAGGCAAGTTCCTTAGGGCGCAAGTCGCGCGAGCGGGGTGGCCGAGCCGCCGAGAAGGTCCAGGGAGCATACTATGACAACCCTATCTTGGGTGGGTTGGCTGCTGCGTTCGTCGGAGCGATCGCAGGTGCCGCTATTCCCGCGACGCGGACCGAGGAAGAGCAGTTGGGATCGCTCGGGGCTAAGGCGCTCAATGAGGCCGAAGGGCACGCCGAGCACCTCGCCGAGAAGGCGCGCGCCAAGAAGGATGAAGTGGTATCGAAGGCCGAGAATAAGATGGCGGCGGACGAAAAGTCGACAAGCGCTTCGACTTCGGCCGGATAA
- a CDS encoding IS256 family transposase, producing MSRRKEPAIPNELLDQLLAGGAASAAFEQGGLLDSLKKALTERALNAEMDHHLTSDEEAGNTRNGYGRKSVTTDAGKLEIDVPRDRQSSFEPQLIAKYQRRFPGFDDKIISMYARGMSTREITGHLHDLYGIDVSPDLISTVTDAVLDEVASWQQRPLDPVYPLVFFDAIRVKIRDEGMVRNKAIHIALGVRADGAKEVLGLWLEQNEGAKFWLRVMNELKNRGTEDILLAVVDGLKGFPEAITAVFPEAVVQTCIVHLLRNSMDFVSWKDRKGLATALKEIYRAPSAEAAEQALTSFEAGPWGKRYPAIGQSWRRAWAEVIPFFAFPDEVRRIVYTTNSIEALNSKLRRAVRARGHFPSDEAATKLLYLILNRSEKEWKMPPREWTMAKAQFAVIFGERFIKAMAA from the coding sequence ATGTCCCGACGCAAAGAACCTGCGATCCCCAATGAGCTGCTGGACCAGCTTTTGGCTGGCGGTGCTGCCAGTGCCGCTTTCGAACAAGGCGGCTTGCTGGATTCTCTGAAGAAGGCGCTGACCGAGCGCGCCTTGAATGCGGAGATGGATCACCATCTGACCAGCGACGAAGAAGCCGGGAACACGCGCAATGGCTATGGCCGCAAGAGCGTGACCACCGATGCCGGCAAGCTGGAGATCGATGTCCCGCGCGATCGTCAGTCGAGCTTCGAGCCGCAACTGATCGCGAAGTACCAGCGCCGTTTCCCCGGCTTCGATGACAAGATCATATCGATGTACGCGCGCGGCATGAGCACCCGGGAGATCACCGGGCATCTGCACGATCTGTATGGCATTGACGTGTCGCCGGACCTGATCAGCACCGTGACCGACGCCGTGCTCGACGAAGTCGCCAGCTGGCAGCAACGGCCGCTCGATCCGGTTTACCCGCTCGTTTTCTTTGATGCGATCCGGGTCAAGATCCGCGATGAAGGCATGGTCCGCAACAAGGCGATCCACATCGCGTTGGGCGTCCGCGCTGATGGCGCCAAGGAGGTGCTGGGCCTGTGGCTCGAGCAGAACGAAGGCGCCAAGTTCTGGCTGCGGGTGATGAACGAGCTCAAGAACCGCGGGACCGAGGATATCCTGCTTGCCGTGGTCGATGGGCTCAAGGGCTTCCCCGAGGCCATCACCGCCGTGTTTCCCGAAGCCGTGGTCCAGACATGCATCGTCCATTTGCTGCGCAATTCCATGGACTTCGTGTCCTGGAAGGACCGCAAGGGGCTGGCGACGGCGCTCAAGGAAATCTACCGCGCCCCCAGCGCCGAGGCCGCCGAACAGGCGCTCACCTCGTTCGAGGCTGGTCCCTGGGGCAAGCGTTATCCCGCCATCGGCCAGAGCTGGCGACGTGCCTGGGCCGAGGTCATCCCGTTTTTTGCGTTCCCTGATGAGGTTCGCCGGATCGTTTACACCACGAATTCCATCGAGGCCCTCAACTCGAAGCTCCGCAGAGCCGTCAGGGCGAGAGGCCACTTCCCGAGCGACGAGGCCGCCACCAAACTGCTTTATCTGATCTTGAACCGATCGGAGAAAGAGTGGAAAATGCCGCCGCGTGAGTGGACCATGGCAAAGGCCCAGTTCGCCGTGATATTCGGTGAGCGCTTCATCAAAGCCATGGCGGCGTAA
- the tnpB gene encoding IS66 family insertion sequence element accessory protein TnpB: MRKGMQGLALQVQQGLKRDPHGGDLFVFRGRTGSLVKIIWRMWTAPSYKRRSRRFLIGSFACICSAFGCNCV; encoded by the coding sequence ATGCGCAAGGGCATGCAGGGGTTGGCCTTGCAGGTTCAGCAGGGCCTGAAGCGCGATCCACATGGCGGCGACCTGTTCGTGTTCCGAGGGCGGACGGGATCGCTGGTCAAGATCATCTGGCGTATGTGGACGGCTCCCTCTTACAAGAGGCGAAGTAGAAGATTTTTGATCGGATCGTTTGCGTGCATATGTTCGGCCTTTGGATGCAACTGTGTGTAG
- a CDS encoding DUF2726 domain-containing protein yields the protein MDMLAGLGDNASLIIFLVVFLVAATVLKELLRRNRSRHYRFRPKARGNFRPDWKVIARNGEDQALASASEQLRRVMAADFKSRALLNRSETQVFKALDAAVVARNPSWQVMAQVSLGEFLSSPDRSAYAAINSKRVDFALMDADCRVRHALEYQGNGHHQGSAAARDAVKKEALRKAGIGYHEVVAGHTTPAELRRLIEKLVPHGC from the coding sequence CTTTCTTGTAGTGTTTCTTGTGGCGGCCACGGTTTTAAAGGAACTGCTTCGGCGCAACAGGTCTAGGCACTACCGGTTCCGTCCCAAAGCACGTGGGAATTTTCGGCCAGATTGGAAAGTTATCGCTAGGAATGGCGAGGATCAAGCGCTTGCCAGTGCTTCGGAGCAATTGCGCCGTGTCATGGCTGCCGACTTCAAATCACGTGCCTTGCTTAATCGTTCTGAAACGCAGGTCTTCAAGGCGCTTGATGCCGCGGTTGTAGCGCGGAATCCATCGTGGCAGGTCATGGCGCAAGTTTCGCTCGGTGAGTTTCTTTCCTCGCCGGACCGCAGCGCTTACGCCGCTATAAATTCCAAGCGGGTCGATTTCGCTCTTATGGATGCCGATTGCCGCGTTCGCCATGCTCTAGAATATCAAGGTAATGGGCACCACCAAGGCAGCGCAGCTGCCCGCGACGCGGTGAAGAAGGAAGCGTTGCGCAAGGCTGGCATCGGCTATCACGAGGTTGTAGCCGGCCATACGACACCTGCAGAGTTGCGGCGGCTCATTGAAAAGCTAGTGCCTCATGGATGCTAA